In the genome of bacterium, one region contains:
- a CDS encoding NADH-quinone oxidoreductase subunit J, with protein sequence MSPFHVTAAVAIVATALALTRISAVNALLYLIVSLLAAAVAFLQLAAPFAAALEALVYAGAIIVLFVFVILMFDFAHWSAGEEQRWLRGGGWAGPAALTLVLAAELAALLAGGAPAPAAAPAALAPKQVGATLFGAYLVAVELVSLLLVAGLVGAYHVGRRAVAGRRGGTP encoded by the coding sequence ATGAGCCCGTTCCACGTGACGGCGGCGGTCGCGATCGTCGCCACCGCGCTGGCGCTCACGCGGATCAGCGCGGTCAACGCCCTGCTCTATCTGATCGTGTCCCTGCTCGCCGCGGCGGTCGCCTTCCTCCAGCTTGCCGCGCCGTTCGCCGCGGCCCTCGAGGCCCTTGTCTACGCGGGCGCCATCATCGTGCTCTTCGTCTTCGTGATCCTGATGTTCGACTTCGCGCACTGGTCGGCCGGCGAGGAGCAGCGCTGGCTCCGCGGCGGCGGCTGGGCCGGGCCGGCGGCGCTGACCCTGGTGCTCGCTGCCGAACTGGCCGCGCTGCTCGCGGGAGGGGCGCCGGCGCCTGCCGCGGCCCCCGCGGCGCTGGCGCCGAAGCAGGTCGGCGCGACCCTGTTCGGCGCGTACCTCGTCGCGGTCGAGCTGGTGTCCCTGCTGCTGGTCGCCGGGCTCGTCGGCGCCTACCACGTCGGCCGCCGCGCGGTGGCGGGCCGTCGGGGAGGCACGCCGTGA
- the nuoI gene encoding NADH-quinone oxidoreductase subunit NuoI → MGGILGTLREVAGHLFRRRETVLYPEVRPALPPRWRGRIVLTRDPDGAERCVACFLCAVACPVGCIAIEAADVPGGRRGASSFRINFSRCIFCGLCEEACPTAAIQLTPDCEMGEYDRRELVYEKDDLLIAGPGKRPGYRFYGVAGAPAAGKAPGDAEHEAAPVDPHGLLP, encoded by the coding sequence ATGGGCGGCATCCTCGGGACCCTCCGCGAGGTGGCGGGCCACCTCTTCCGCCGGCGCGAGACGGTGCTCTACCCGGAGGTCCGCCCCGCGCTGCCGCCGCGCTGGCGCGGGAGGATCGTCCTCACCCGCGATCCGGACGGAGCCGAGCGCTGCGTCGCGTGCTTCCTCTGCGCGGTCGCCTGTCCCGTGGGATGCATCGCTATCGAAGCGGCGGACGTCCCCGGCGGGCGGCGCGGCGCGTCCTCGTTCCGGATCAACTTCTCGCGCTGCATCTTCTGCGGTCTCTGCGAGGAGGCGTGCCCGACGGCGGCCATCCAGCTCACGCCGGACTGCGAGATGGGCGAGTACGACCGCCGCGAACTGGTCTACGAGAAGGACGATCTGCTGATCGCCGGACCCGGCAAGCGGCCCGGCTATCGCTTCTACGGCGTCGCCGGGGCGCCGGCCGCCGGGAAGGCCCCCGGCGACGCGGAGCACGAGGCGGCGCCCGTCGATCCCCACGGGCTGCTGCCGTAG
- the nuoK gene encoding NADH-quinone oxidoreductase subunit NuoK yields the protein MNVPGSPGQALALAAVLFCLGLAGVLARRNLLFVLMSLEVMINAAGIAFVAAGARWGQADGQVLYLFILAIAAAEVSVGLALVIRFYHQRRTLDADRAGEPG from the coding sequence GTGAACGTCCCGGGCTCGCCGGGCCAGGCGCTCGCGCTGGCCGCCGTCCTCTTCTGCCTCGGGCTGGCGGGCGTGCTCGCGCGGCGCAACCTGCTGTTCGTGCTGATGTCGCTCGAGGTGATGATCAACGCCGCCGGCATCGCCTTCGTCGCCGCCGGCGCGCGCTGGGGTCAAGCGGACGGCCAGGTGCTGTACCTGTTCATACTCGCGATCGCCGCGGCCGAAGTCTCCGTGGGGCTGGCCCTCGTCATCAGGTTCTACCATCAGCGGCGCACGCTGGACGCCGATCGCGCCGGGGAGCCAGGGTGA
- the nuoH gene encoding NADH-quinone oxidoreductase subunit NuoH encodes MSEGFGPALLVFGVLVGALTVAAWLIWLERRLLAGFQDRYGPNRVGPFGLLQVAADTVKILLKEDWVPPFAHRGTFVLAPAIAMVCALLSFAVVPFAPGAAVADLDVGLLFVLAMSSLGVYGAVLAGWASNNTYSLLGGMRAAAQMLGYEVFMGLSLMGVVMLAGSFRLADIVAAQERVWFCLLQPAGLALFLTAGAAELRRIPFDLPEAESELVAGYHAEYSGMKFGMFFVGEYLGVTLVSALTTTLFFGGWRGPLLPPVVWFALKTFLLICFFVLVRASLPRLRYDQLIAFGWKVLLPLAIANLTLTGAVILAGGF; translated from the coding sequence GTGAGCGAAGGGTTCGGCCCGGCCCTGCTCGTGTTCGGCGTGCTCGTCGGCGCGCTCACCGTCGCCGCATGGCTGATCTGGCTGGAGCGCCGGCTGCTGGCCGGCTTCCAGGACCGCTACGGACCCAACCGCGTCGGTCCGTTCGGCCTGCTGCAGGTGGCGGCGGACACGGTGAAGATCCTCCTCAAGGAGGACTGGGTGCCGCCGTTCGCGCACCGCGGCACGTTCGTGCTCGCCCCGGCGATCGCCATGGTCTGCGCCCTGCTCTCGTTCGCCGTCGTCCCCTTCGCGCCCGGCGCGGCCGTCGCCGACCTGGACGTCGGCCTGCTCTTCGTGCTCGCGATGTCCTCGCTCGGCGTCTACGGCGCGGTCCTCGCCGGCTGGGCGTCGAACAACACCTACTCACTCCTCGGCGGGATGCGCGCCGCCGCGCAGATGCTCGGCTACGAGGTCTTCATGGGCCTCTCGCTCATGGGCGTGGTCATGCTCGCGGGCTCCTTCCGCCTCGCCGACATCGTCGCCGCGCAGGAGCGCGTCTGGTTCTGCCTGCTGCAGCCGGCGGGGCTCGCGCTGTTCCTGACGGCCGGGGCCGCCGAGCTGCGCCGCATCCCCTTCGACCTGCCCGAGGCCGAGAGCGAGCTGGTGGCCGGCTACCACGCCGAGTACTCGGGGATGAAGTTCGGAATGTTCTTCGTCGGCGAGTACCTCGGCGTGACGCTGGTCTCCGCGCTGACGACGACGCTCTTCTTCGGCGGCTGGCGCGGGCCGCTGCTGCCGCCGGTCGTCTGGTTCGCGCTCAAGACGTTCCTGCTGATCTGCTTCTTCGTGCTGGTGCGCGCCTCGCTCCCGCGGCTGCGCTACGACCAGCTCATCGCCTTCGGCTGGAAGGTGCTGCTGCCGCTCGCGATCGCGAACCTGACCCTCACGGGCGCCGTGATCCTTGCAGGGGGCTTCTGA